The Virgibacillus sp. MSP4-1 genome has a segment encoding these proteins:
- the mreBH gene encoding rod-share determining protein MreBH, with translation MFSSAEIGIDLGTANLLIYTKNKGIVYNEPAVVAIDTTSQNVLAVGEEAKQMIGKTPQNIVPVRPMKDGVIADYEVTSQMLKEMLKKVSKKLGHSLRKPSVVVCVPTGATSVERRAIHNAIKEYGAKYVHLIEEPIAAAIGAGLPVDEPVSNMVVDIGGGTSEVAIISFGGIVSSQSTRVGGDKIDQAIIQHVRKKYNVLIGERTAEQVKIQIGYALIDHPEETMEVRGRDMVSGLPKTIALTSTEIQKALQESLEQILEAIQTTLESCPPELSGDIVDQGITLTGGGALLKGMQEWLSNEIDVPVHIAPEPLECVAIGTGKSLKMITKLQKATK, from the coding sequence ATGTTCTCATCAGCAGAAATTGGCATTGATCTCGGTACAGCTAATTTACTTATTTATACCAAAAATAAAGGCATTGTATATAACGAGCCCGCTGTGGTGGCCATTGATACAACTTCACAAAACGTACTTGCTGTAGGTGAAGAAGCAAAGCAAATGATTGGAAAAACACCTCAAAACATTGTACCTGTTCGTCCGATGAAAGATGGCGTGATTGCTGATTATGAAGTGACTTCACAGATGCTTAAAGAAATGCTTAAAAAGGTAAGCAAAAAGTTAGGTCACTCGTTACGCAAGCCTTCTGTTGTCGTTTGTGTTCCAACAGGTGCAACCTCAGTAGAACGCCGCGCCATTCATAATGCAATAAAGGAATACGGAGCTAAGTATGTTCATTTAATTGAAGAGCCTATCGCCGCTGCAATTGGTGCAGGTCTGCCAGTGGACGAGCCTGTTTCCAATATGGTCGTTGATATTGGCGGAGGCACAAGTGAAGTTGCCATAATCTCCTTTGGCGGAATTGTCTCCTCACAGTCAACCCGGGTTGGCGGGGACAAAATTGATCAGGCCATCATCCAGCATGTACGGAAAAAATACAATGTTCTAATTGGGGAACGGACCGCTGAACAAGTTAAAATCCAAATTGGCTACGCGTTAATTGACCATCCTGAAGAAACCATGGAGGTTCGCGGACGTGATATGGTATCCGGATTACCTAAGACCATTGCGTTAACTTCAACAGAGATTCAGAAAGCGTTACAAGAGTCGCTTGAACAAATTCTTGAGGCTATTCAGACCACCCTTGAAAGCTGCCCTCCTGAATTAAGTGGTGACATTGTTGATCAGGGAATTACACTCACTGGTGGTGGTGCACTGCTTAAAGGCATGCAGGAATGGCTGTCCAATGAAATCGATGTACCTGTTCATATTGCACCAGAACCACTGGAGTGTGTAGCCATTGGAACAGGTAAGTCCCTGAAGATGATTACAAAGCTTCAAAAAGCTACAAAATAA
- a CDS encoding YflJ family protein, producing MHIGSKGWYVNELKKIGVNRYEERKIESYKKHVLANLLESKQQ from the coding sequence ATGCATATCGGAAGTAAAGGCTGGTACGTTAACGAACTAAAGAAAATCGGTGTTAATCGTTATGAAGAACGTAAAATCGAAAGCTATAAGAAACACGTACTTGCCAATTTATTGGAAAGTAAGCAACAATAA
- a CDS encoding YkgJ family cysteine cluster protein: MKMYLSMEEIEERMNHLQNSYKIEEEKFYKVVEAWANKDTDVEQKLLASFQELLQVVSGEMEQMDETMGMKPTCQMGCAFCCYFPIIVSKMEAKLMTKAIECFPHERKERITAHLKTYFEKYGETLETITSFDYQEDSDFKRKYIRSHVPCPLLNTETNMCMAYEIRPIPCRTYVNYTDPKICAENDMPEETISFEFLYNEYMGALNEFVQFLYEEEHTAFIDYPDDLFSYDYLPNWLKAWSEEKSI, translated from the coding sequence ATGAAGATGTATTTATCAATGGAAGAAATTGAGGAACGGATGAATCACCTGCAAAATTCCTATAAAATTGAGGAAGAGAAGTTTTACAAGGTAGTAGAAGCGTGGGCGAACAAAGATACGGATGTTGAACAGAAATTGCTGGCAAGCTTTCAGGAACTCCTTCAGGTTGTTAGTGGTGAAATGGAACAGATGGATGAAACGATGGGGATGAAGCCCACCTGTCAAATGGGATGTGCCTTCTGCTGCTATTTTCCGATTATTGTTTCAAAGATGGAAGCTAAACTCATGACAAAGGCGATTGAGTGCTTCCCCCATGAACGTAAGGAACGCATTACAGCCCATTTAAAAACCTATTTTGAAAAGTATGGAGAAACATTGGAGACCATTACCTCCTTTGACTATCAAGAGGATTCTGATTTCAAACGGAAATATATCCGCAGTCACGTGCCCTGCCCTCTTTTAAATACGGAAACTAATATGTGTATGGCCTATGAAATCCGTCCTATTCCGTGTCGGACGTATGTGAACTATACAGATCCGAAAATTTGTGCAGAAAACGACATGCCTGAAGAGACGATAAGTTTTGAATTTTTATATAATGAATATATGGGTGCACTGAATGAATTTGTTCAGTTTTTATACGAAGAAGAACATACGGCTTTTATTGACTATCCGGATGATCTGTTTTCCTATGATTATCTGCCGAATTGGCTAAAAGCCTGGAGTGAGGAGAAGTCTATATAG
- a CDS encoding DUF1992 domain-containing protein produces the protein MDIGYILAEEKIKTSIDKGELDDLPGKGRPLPEDDLAGVSEDLRTSYRMMKNAGILPEEMKIKKEMVTLEELMNQTRDEKLQEEYKEKLTEKHLHYQSLMDKRRLSSSPAYPKYRGKIQKRFGIRY, from the coding sequence ATGGATATTGGATATATTCTTGCTGAAGAAAAAATCAAGACTTCCATTGATAAGGGAGAGCTGGATGACCTCCCGGGGAAGGGGAGGCCGCTGCCTGAGGATGATCTGGCCGGCGTATCTGAGGATTTACGTACAAGCTACCGGATGATGAAAAATGCCGGCATCCTGCCAGAGGAAATGAAAATTAAAAAGGAAATGGTAACTCTTGAAGAATTAATGAATCAGACCCGGGATGAGAAGCTGCAGGAGGAATATAAAGAAAAGCTGACCGAAAAGCACCTTCATTATCAGTCTTTAATGGATAAACGCAGACTATCCTCCTCACCGGCCTATCCGAAGTACAGAGGGAAAATTCAAAAGAGGTTTGGAATTCGATACTAG
- a CDS encoding HAD family hydrolase, whose product MLNSFIEKTDVIIFDLDGTLYEGDQHFALMVENLKQRLPEKHHKAFDELYRKSLAGEHALTIGKVYDVQEDVIWTWDPFTTELTNAQNWDNEQVHIYNAPTKLSVSEFDYQRFVPIGDGWWPPYSIARHFGLTVEDTQWAYRRTKEQMANLDGMLEPTPGLQQYLEELSKTKKLVLITNSEIDDVHRLLKFLGLDHIFSDIVPSALKPMNTNKHFEEVLARYAVKPEQVLSIGDNFMNEVAPALQLGMYGIWLTTSNEVPLKDDKFAKIRTLATE is encoded by the coding sequence ATGTTAAATTCGTTTATTGAGAAAACAGATGTCATTATTTTTGACTTAGACGGCACTTTATATGAGGGAGACCAGCATTTTGCCTTAATGGTCGAAAACCTGAAACAGCGTCTCCCTGAAAAGCACCATAAGGCCTTTGATGAGCTTTATCGGAAGTCATTAGCTGGCGAGCATGCTTTAACGATAGGTAAAGTCTATGACGTTCAGGAGGATGTAATCTGGACCTGGGATCCGTTCACGACTGAACTAACGAATGCTCAAAATTGGGACAATGAACAGGTACATATTTACAATGCACCAACAAAACTGTCTGTATCCGAGTTTGATTATCAGCGCTTTGTCCCTATTGGTGATGGCTGGTGGCCGCCATACTCCATCGCACGTCATTTCGGACTGACGGTTGAAGATACCCAGTGGGCTTATCGCCGAACAAAGGAACAAATGGCAAATCTGGATGGTATGCTTGAACCCACCCCCGGGCTGCAGCAATATTTAGAGGAACTGTCAAAAACGAAGAAACTTGTGCTCATAACCAACAGTGAAATAGATGATGTTCATCGCTTACTAAAGTTTTTAGGCCTGGACCATATTTTTTCTGATATTGTCCCAAGCGCTTTAAAGCCAATGAACACTAACAAGCATTTTGAGGAAGTGTTAGCCAGATACGCCGTGAAACCTGAACAGGTGCTTTCCATCGGGGATAACTTTATGAATGAAGTGGCCCCAGCCCTTCAGCTAGGTATGTATGGAATATGGTTAACCACTTCAAACGAAGTCCCGCTTAAAGACGACAAGTTTGCAAAAATACGGACGCTGGCGACGGAATAA
- a CDS encoding SOS response-associated peptidase, which yields MCGRFTLLAEELDILEAFGVAHDIENYEPRYNIAPGQSVLAVVHDGEKKRAGYLKWGLVPSWAKDPSIGYKMINARTETAAEKPSFKRLMERRRCLIVADSFYEWKKLDHKTKQPLRISLQDRKLFAFAGLWDRWKQGDKEMVTCTIMTKSPNEFMSEIHNRMPVILPKEKEEDWLKKESRDPKEMQNFLLDLPNEDLTAYEVSTYVNSAKNEGETCIAPLVDE from the coding sequence ATGTGTGGACGTTTTACGTTGCTTGCGGAGGAACTGGACATATTGGAGGCTTTTGGAGTAGCTCATGATATTGAAAACTACGAGCCGCGTTACAACATAGCCCCGGGACAATCTGTACTTGCGGTTGTCCATGACGGAGAGAAAAAACGAGCGGGATATTTGAAGTGGGGGCTTGTACCATCCTGGGCCAAAGATCCTTCCATTGGTTATAAAATGATTAATGCACGCACAGAAACAGCAGCTGAGAAGCCGAGCTTTAAACGCTTGATGGAGCGGAGGCGCTGTTTAATTGTAGCTGACAGTTTTTATGAATGGAAAAAACTTGATCACAAGACTAAGCAGCCGTTGAGAATTTCGCTGCAGGACCGTAAGTTGTTTGCCTTTGCCGGACTGTGGGATCGCTGGAAGCAGGGAGATAAGGAAATGGTTACATGTACCATTATGACGAAAAGCCCTAACGAATTTATGTCAGAGATTCATAACCGTATGCCTGTCATCCTGCCGAAAGAAAAGGAAGAAGACTGGCTCAAAAAAGAATCGCGTGATCCAAAGGAAATGCAGAACTTTCTATTGGACCTGCCCAATGAAGATCTGACTGCCTATGAAGTTAGTACATATGTGAACAGTGCAAAAAATGAAGGAGAAACGTGCATCGCTCCGCTGGTCGATGAATAG